A window of the Ostrea edulis chromosome 1, xbOstEdul1.1, whole genome shotgun sequence genome harbors these coding sequences:
- the LOC125683160 gene encoding uncharacterized protein LOC125683160, which produces MKIFLSSLVLACFVSAFGRETCISDPPKEEAIDGETAKQSEEIQFAISKALAEDAEVNVAVNALIAERRLQSPEKKPAFQYIDTCPKKLNYITGVKVHIGLGDVQKCYVVHPFSQRVTYASCSPSSCYEASTFKSRCIRTGWTRLQFWVWCPKCGFKLIARWYPQCCSCYRWKYCFQEANEELGPAKS; this is translated from the exons AGATTTTCCTATCTTCTCTGGTGTTGGCATGCTTTGTGTCTGCTTTTGGTCGAGAGACTTGCATTTCGGATCCTCCAAAAGAGGAAGCCATTGATGgtgaaacagcaaaacaatccgAAGAGATTCA GTTTGCAATTTCGAAAGCTTTGGCAGAAGATGCTGAAGTCAATGTGGCAGTGAATGCACTCATCGCGGAGAGGAGGCTGCAGTCGCCGGAAAA GAAACCTGCGTTCCAGTATATCGACACATGTCCCAAGAAACTAAACTACATCACGGGTGTGAAAGTACACATTGGATTGGGAGACGTCCAGAAATGTTATGTTGTCCATCCTTTCTCACAAAGAGTGACATATGCATCTTGCTCTCCAAG TTCGTGTTACGAGGCCTCCACCTTCAAGAGCCGATGTATCCGTACCGGATGGACAAGACTCCAATTTTGGGTGTGGTGTCCTAAATGTGGATTCAAACTGATCGCCAGGTGGTACCCACAATGCTGTTCGTGCTACCGATGGAAATATTGTTTTCAAGAGGCAAACGAAGAATTAGGGCCTGCGAAATCTTGA